A single genomic interval of Zunongwangia sp. HGR-M22 harbors:
- a CDS encoding SufE family protein: MFDDWMQRYEYMIELGKSLPLIDEKYKIEENLIKGCQSKVWVHAELNGEKLEFTADSDAIITKGIVAILIRAFSGHHPSDILEADTQFIDEIGLKEHLSPTRANGLVSMIKQLKMYAIAYQTQLK, from the coding sequence ATGTTCGACGATTGGATGCAGCGTTATGAATATATGATCGAGCTTGGAAAATCACTTCCGCTAATCGACGAAAAATATAAGATCGAAGAAAACCTAATTAAAGGTTGCCAGAGTAAAGTTTGGGTTCATGCCGAGTTAAACGGCGAGAAACTAGAGTTCACAGCAGATAGTGACGCAATAATTACAAAAGGTATCGTAGCCATTTTAATTAGAGCATTTTCAGGGCATCATCCATCAGATATTCTGGAAGCAGACACTCAGTTTATCGACGAAATTGGATTAAAAGAACACTTATCCCCTACCCGTGCAAACGGATTGGTAAGTATGATCAAACAACTAAAAATGTATGCAATAGCATATCAAACCCAATTAAAATAA
- a CDS encoding iron-sulfur cluster assembly protein — protein MEQEIDTQELGEKIVKVLKTIYDPEIPVDIYELGLIYDVMVSTDYDVKILMTLTTPNCPVAESLPQEVEEKVKSLNEVKDAEVEITFDPPWSQDLMSEGAKLELGLL, from the coding sequence ATGGAACAGGAAATCGACACTCAGGAATTGGGAGAAAAAATCGTAAAAGTGCTTAAAACCATTTACGATCCTGAAATCCCTGTAGATATATACGAGCTAGGACTTATTTACGATGTAATGGTAAGTACAGATTACGATGTAAAGATCTTAATGACCCTTACTACGCCAAATTGCCCGGTAGCAGAATCGCTACCTCAGGAAGTGGAAGAAAAAGTAAAATCTTTAAACGAAGTAAAAGACGCTGAAGTTGAAATTACTTTTGATCCCCCGTGGAGCCAGGATCTAATGAGCGAAGGCGCTAAATTAGAATTAGGACTTTTATAA
- a CDS encoding TonB-dependent receptor encodes MRSAVFVWTIVFFAGFIQAQEIKISGKIIHVHSQDVIGGVTIRLENQFLEVRSTASGEFNLNYNDLEMGNYILNISKFGFKTLRFPILINRTSLDLGAITLTPDFTEQQAQLGSVNLSENELDDDQIDAGFSSILNAGKDAFLNAAAYDFSQTYFKPRGYDSQYGLVMINGVPLNKISNGRPQWSNWGGLNDTQRNQDFNFAVSPVDNNFGSLAGSTNFVMRASKFSKGGRLTLSAANRSYRSRIMATYSSGELKNDWFYTISLSGRFADEGYMEGTSYNAKSAFLSVEKKIDEAHSLNFAAIYTPNIRGKSAAITDEVFELKGRKYNSYWGYQGNEIRNSRQRRVEEPILMLNHFWELSENTQIVTNLAYQFGNIGNTRIDYGGTNLIRFNDQVSYDGGGQNPDPAYYQNLPSYFLRFKGSENYEAAYRSANAFRENGQLNWDAIYEANIAETNAGNNAVYALTEDRNDDRSIFLNSTFDHKINSDFKLNGGINFQHLQSHNYAKIDDLFGGNRFLDIDFFAAPTNDFTLEEVAQSDLQNPNRLVGEGETYKYNYDLNSTKLEAFSQLQFITKNIETYLSAKVSSTNYDRVGNYQNGLFPDNSLGKSSALHFMDFGLKSGLTYHFTGRHSVSSNLFFATNSPTLQNSFANPRQNNTVVQDLDSEQIYSADVTYRYRSPNFNLKISGYFTQFRNVTDVSFYYVDGLSGLGRNTTTAFVQEILYDAEKQHVGIEFGAEAQVTSTIKLKSALALGQFIFSNNPNLYLTSNSFAGNVNYGETRLKHYRLANGPQHAAQIGFEYRDPDYWWFGVTVNYFANAFINVSPLLRTSNFATDTDGLPLENYDAQLARAYLKQENLGDYFLLNAIGGKSWKLGDYYVGLFISLNNILDQLYKTGGYEQSRNANFISLQEDRERETPVFGNRYWYGYGTTYFANLYVRF; translated from the coding sequence ATGCGTAGTGCTGTTTTTGTTTGGACGATTGTATTTTTTGCTGGTTTTATTCAGGCTCAAGAAATAAAAATTTCAGGCAAAATAATTCACGTTCATTCCCAAGATGTAATTGGTGGCGTTACGATTCGTTTAGAAAATCAATTTTTAGAAGTACGAAGCACTGCTAGCGGAGAATTCAATTTAAACTATAATGATTTGGAAATGGGAAACTATATTCTAAATATTTCAAAATTTGGTTTTAAAACATTGCGCTTTCCTATTCTTATAAATCGAACAAGTTTAGATTTAGGTGCGATTACGCTTACTCCAGATTTTACCGAGCAGCAAGCGCAATTAGGAAGTGTTAACCTTAGCGAAAACGAGCTTGACGATGACCAAATTGATGCCGGTTTTTCTTCTATTTTGAATGCTGGAAAAGATGCTTTTTTAAATGCTGCAGCTTACGATTTTAGCCAGACATATTTTAAACCGCGTGGCTATGATAGCCAGTATGGCTTGGTGATGATCAATGGAGTTCCACTAAATAAAATCAGCAATGGTAGACCGCAGTGGAGTAATTGGGGCGGGTTAAATGACACGCAGCGAAATCAGGATTTTAATTTTGCGGTGAGTCCTGTGGATAATAACTTCGGAAGTTTGGCAGGATCTACAAATTTTGTAATGCGTGCCTCAAAATTCTCGAAAGGAGGACGGCTTACTTTATCGGCTGCCAATAGAAGTTACCGATCCAGGATTATGGCGACGTATAGCTCGGGTGAATTAAAAAATGATTGGTTTTATACTATTTCGCTTTCCGGCAGATTTGCTGATGAGGGCTATATGGAAGGAACCTCGTACAACGCAAAATCAGCTTTTCTTTCCGTAGAAAAAAAGATAGATGAAGCTCATAGTTTAAACTTTGCAGCAATTTATACGCCTAATATTCGTGGAAAATCGGCGGCGATTACAGATGAAGTTTTTGAACTAAAAGGAAGAAAATATAATAGTTACTGGGGATATCAGGGAAATGAAATTAGAAATTCCCGTCAACGGCGCGTAGAAGAGCCTATTTTGATGCTGAATCACTTTTGGGAACTCTCAGAAAATACTCAGATAGTTACAAATCTCGCCTACCAGTTTGGAAATATTGGAAATACCCGGATCGATTATGGAGGTACAAATTTAATTCGGTTTAACGATCAGGTGTCTTACGATGGCGGCGGCCAAAACCCAGATCCCGCCTATTATCAAAATTTACCAAGTTATTTTTTACGATTTAAAGGAAGTGAAAATTACGAAGCCGCATATCGAAGTGCGAATGCATTTCGAGAAAATGGCCAATTAAACTGGGATGCGATCTATGAAGCCAATATTGCTGAAACCAATGCAGGAAATAATGCCGTCTACGCCTTAACCGAAGACCGTAATGATGATCGCTCGATTTTTTTAAATTCCACTTTCGATCATAAAATAAATTCAGATTTTAAGCTGAATGGTGGAATTAATTTTCAGCATTTACAAAGCCATAATTATGCAAAAATCGATGATCTTTTTGGTGGAAATCGTTTTCTGGATATCGATTTTTTCGCTGCGCCAACAAATGATTTTACGCTGGAAGAGGTAGCTCAAAGTGATCTTCAAAATCCAAATCGATTGGTGGGTGAAGGGGAGACTTATAAATATAACTATGATCTAAATTCGACAAAATTAGAAGCTTTTTCTCAGCTTCAATTTATAACTAAAAATATCGAAACTTACCTCTCAGCAAAGGTTAGTTCAACAAACTATGATCGAGTTGGCAATTATCAAAACGGACTTTTTCCCGATAATTCTTTAGGAAAAAGTTCAGCATTACATTTTATGGATTTTGGTTTAAAATCTGGACTAACTTATCATTTCACAGGGCGTCATTCGGTTTCTTCTAATCTGTTTTTTGCTACTAATTCTCCAACGCTTCAAAATAGTTTTGCGAATCCGCGGCAAAATAATACGGTAGTTCAAGATCTGGATAGTGAACAAATTTATAGCGCAGATGTGACGTATCGTTATCGCTCGCCAAATTTCAACTTAAAAATTAGTGGATATTTCACTCAATTTCGAAATGTAACCGATGTTTCTTTTTACTATGTTGACGGACTTTCGGGCCTTGGCAGAAATACCACTACTGCATTTGTTCAGGAGATTTTATATGATGCCGAAAAACAGCATGTGGGAATCGAATTTGGTGCTGAAGCGCAGGTAACTTCTACGATTAAATTAAAGTCGGCCTTAGCGCTTGGACAATTTATTTTTTCCAATAATCCCAATTTGTATCTAACCAGCAATAGTTTTGCCGGCAATGTGAATTATGGGGAAACTCGCTTAAAACATTATCGTCTTGCCAACGGGCCACAGCATGCAGCACAAATAGGTTTTGAATATCGCGATCCCGATTATTGGTGGTTTGGTGTTACGGTAAACTATTTTGCAAATGCATTTATTAATGTGAGTCCTTTGTTGCGAACTTCAAATTTCGCTACCGATACAGATGGACTACCGCTTGAAAATTATGATGCGCAACTTGCTAGAGCGTATTTAAAACAAGAGAATTTAGGCGATTACTTTTTGCTGAATGCTATTGGAGGCAAATCCTGGAAATTGGGAGATTATTATGTGGGCCTTTTTATTAGCCTGAATAATATTTTGGATCAGCTTTACAAAACCGGTGGTTACGAACAATCCAGAAATGCCAACTTTATCAGCTTGCAGGAAGACCGTGAGCGCGAAACGCCTGTATTTGGCAATCGTTACTGGTACGGTTACGGCACTACTTATTTTGCTAATCTATATGTTCGGTTTTAA
- a CDS encoding aminotransferase class V-fold PLP-dependent enzyme — protein MSTATEALEYSVEKIREDFPILKREVNGYPLVYFDNAATSQTPQQVIDVIVDYYSNYNANIHRGVHALSQEATDKYEHARHTIQKHFNAEKAHEIIFTSGTTHGINLVANGFASLLNQGDEIIVSALEHHSNIVPWQILAEKTGAILKVIPMNQEGELIYSAFEELLSEKTKLVFLNHVSNALGTVNPIEKIITKAHEYDVAVLIDGAQAAPHIKADVQALDVDFYVVSAHKMCGPTGVGMLYGKEKWLNKLPPYQGGGEMIATVTFEKTTFADLPHKFEAGTPNICGGIAFGAALDYMNALGFDKIASYEEELLHYATKELLKIDGMEIYGVSKEKTAVISFNINGMHPYDIGTILDKLGIAVRTGHHCAQPIMDFYKIPGTVRASFSFYNTKEEIDAFIKAVIKAKTMLA, from the coding sequence ATGAGTACAGCTACTGAAGCATTAGAATATAGCGTAGAAAAAATTAGAGAGGATTTTCCTATTCTTAAACGAGAAGTAAACGGTTATCCTCTCGTTTATTTTGATAATGCTGCAACTTCACAAACACCGCAACAGGTAATCGACGTGATTGTAGATTATTACTCAAATTACAATGCAAATATTCATCGCGGTGTCCATGCTTTATCTCAGGAAGCTACAGATAAGTATGAACATGCTCGCCATACGATACAAAAGCATTTTAATGCAGAAAAGGCACACGAAATCATTTTCACCTCTGGAACAACTCATGGGATAAATCTGGTTGCAAATGGTTTTGCTTCTTTGCTGAATCAAGGTGACGAAATTATCGTTTCTGCTTTGGAACATCATTCTAACATTGTACCGTGGCAGATTTTAGCTGAAAAAACTGGAGCGATTTTAAAGGTAATTCCAATGAACCAGGAGGGAGAATTAATCTATTCTGCTTTTGAAGAATTACTTTCAGAAAAAACCAAACTTGTATTTTTAAATCATGTTTCCAATGCTTTAGGTACGGTAAATCCTATTGAAAAAATCATCACCAAAGCACACGAATATGATGTGGCAGTTTTAATAGATGGTGCCCAGGCAGCGCCACATATCAAAGCAGATGTACAGGCTTTAGATGTAGATTTTTATGTAGTATCTGCCCATAAAATGTGTGGACCAACCGGTGTTGGCATGCTTTACGGAAAAGAAAAGTGGCTAAACAAATTACCTCCTTACCAAGGTGGTGGTGAGATGATCGCAACAGTAACTTTCGAGAAAACTACTTTTGCCGATCTTCCACATAAATTTGAAGCAGGAACTCCTAATATTTGCGGTGGGATCGCTTTTGGAGCAGCATTAGATTATATGAATGCTCTTGGTTTTGATAAGATTGCTTCTTACGAGGAAGAATTGCTTCATTATGCCACAAAAGAACTTCTGAAAATAGACGGAATGGAGATTTACGGAGTTTCAAAAGAAAAAACAGCCGTAATTTCTTTCAATATTAACGGTATGCATCCGTATGATATCGGGACTATTCTCGACAAATTGGGAATAGCAGTGAGAACCGGGCACCATTGTGCACAACCAATTATGGATTTTTATAAAATTCCGGGTACGGTTCGCGCTTCTTTTTCGTTTTATAATACAAAAGAAGAAATAGATGCATTTATTAAAGCCGTTATTAAAGCTAAAACCATGCTTGCATAA
- a CDS encoding DUF3078 domain-containing protein, producing the protein MKKLLLSLLILGGTLSMSAQDDDSEEQKEGWTTEGNIQLLFNQSAFNAEWTGGGTSNISGNLIFNYDFNYLKDDFTWDSKVLVDYGMTKQKGDEFPRKTSDRLEINSVAGKQVEESNWYYSFFTNFRTQVTKGYNYSTDADTGETIRTERTNFLSPAYLQFGPGMLWKKNENFYVNIAPATGRFIIVDSYFTSVDGYQDGDYFGVDQGKSARFELGAAISAYAKFELIKNVKVENILNLYSNYLEDPQNVDIDYTVNVKMKINELLSTNFIFQTIYDDNAVGAFQVREVFGLGFNYNF; encoded by the coding sequence ATGAAAAAACTTTTACTTAGCCTGCTAATTTTAGGTGGAACGTTAAGCATGAGCGCTCAAGATGACGATTCAGAAGAGCAAAAAGAAGGCTGGACTACAGAAGGAAACATCCAACTTCTTTTTAATCAATCGGCCTTTAATGCGGAATGGACTGGAGGAGGAACTTCCAACATTTCTGGAAACTTAATTTTTAATTACGATTTCAATTATCTAAAAGACGATTTCACCTGGGATTCTAAAGTTTTAGTAGACTACGGAATGACAAAGCAAAAAGGTGACGAATTTCCAAGAAAAACTAGTGACCGCTTAGAGATCAACTCGGTTGCAGGTAAGCAAGTAGAAGAATCTAATTGGTATTATTCATTTTTTACAAATTTTAGAACACAGGTTACTAAAGGCTATAATTATAGTACAGATGCCGATACGGGAGAAACTATTCGTACCGAGCGTACCAACTTCTTGTCTCCAGCTTACCTCCAGTTTGGTCCCGGTATGCTTTGGAAGAAAAATGAAAACTTCTATGTAAACATCGCACCGGCAACAGGAAGATTTATAATTGTCGATTCTTATTTTACAAGTGTTGATGGTTATCAAGATGGTGACTATTTTGGTGTAGATCAAGGTAAATCTGCCAGATTTGAGCTTGGTGCAGCGATCTCTGCCTATGCGAAATTTGAGTTGATAAAGAATGTGAAAGTGGAAAACATTCTAAACCTATATTCTAATTACCTTGAAGATCCGCAAAACGTAGATATCGATTACACGGTTAATGTAAAAATGAAAATTAACGAATTATTATCGACTAATTTCATTTTCCAAACCATTTATGATGATAATGCCGTTGGAGCTTTTCAGGTAAGGGAAGTTTTTGGATTAGGGTTTAATTATAATTTCTAA
- a CDS encoding DUF5689 domain-containing protein encodes MKKFLLLLILIVISCVTTDDYDVPQTQVPANVNIEGKEISLRAVKNNYDEETGDIFTFSGDQYFEGYVISSDRAGNFYNELILQDSPENPEAGIQILIDENALYQRYNFGRKVFVKLNGLSISKNSGLIQLGKQNRGDLDPITPSEIDEYLVRSEIVEEIIPQQIDIGDFSAAFLCTYVELDNIQFNRNLFTQTNSTFAAETYDQFDGLRQIEQCGSDDTALLSTSTYADFKSINLPESSGTILGVLGRDFYDDFYVVQVNSTEDLSFGNERCDPKFFSCGKNTEEGERIFFEENFAEITNENKLDPLGWTNINLTGGEERFVDATSNGNRTIRISGYDTGENPLEAWLVTPPIDLSQTQNEVLSFDIRASYDNGTILQVYVSDDFSGDVKDANWNLLEANIPMGPSNQNATVFRNSKIDLSCFDAEVYIAFRYRGRDPSRTTTYDIDNIKISVR; translated from the coding sequence ATGAAGAAATTTTTACTCCTTTTAATTCTTATTGTAATCAGTTGTGTGACGACAGATGATTATGACGTGCCACAAACTCAGGTTCCGGCAAATGTAAATATAGAAGGTAAGGAAATTAGCCTAAGAGCGGTAAAGAATAACTATGATGAAGAAACTGGTGATATTTTTACATTTTCGGGCGATCAATATTTTGAAGGCTATGTGATTTCTTCAGATCGAGCGGGTAATTTTTATAATGAATTGATCCTTCAGGATAGCCCTGAAAATCCGGAAGCGGGGATCCAAATTTTAATTGATGAAAATGCCCTTTATCAACGTTATAACTTCGGAAGAAAAGTTTTTGTGAAACTAAACGGATTAAGTATTTCAAAAAATAGTGGTTTAATTCAGCTAGGAAAGCAAAATAGGGGAGATCTTGATCCTATAACGCCTTCAGAAATCGACGAATATTTAGTTCGTTCAGAAATTGTAGAAGAAATTATTCCGCAGCAAATCGATATTGGTGATTTTTCAGCTGCATTTTTATGCACTTACGTGGAGTTGGATAATATTCAGTTTAACCGAAATCTATTCACGCAAACCAACAGCACCTTTGCTGCAGAAACTTACGATCAATTTGATGGTTTGCGGCAGATCGAACAATGCGGAAGCGACGACACTGCTTTATTAAGCACCAGCACGTATGCCGATTTTAAGTCGATAAATTTACCGGAAAGCTCGGGTACGATATTGGGCGTTTTAGGACGTGATTTTTATGATGACTTTTATGTAGTTCAGGTGAATTCTACTGAAGATCTTTCTTTTGGAAATGAGCGCTGTGACCCCAAATTTTTTAGCTGCGGAAAGAATACTGAAGAAGGTGAGAGGATTTTTTTTGAAGAAAACTTTGCTGAGATCACCAATGAGAATAAGTTGGATCCTTTAGGATGGACAAATATTAACTTAACCGGTGGCGAAGAACGATTTGTTGATGCCACTTCTAACGGAAATCGAACGATTCGAATCTCGGGATACGACACAGGAGAAAATCCTTTGGAAGCCTGGCTGGTTACACCACCAATCGATCTTTCTCAGACGCAAAATGAGGTGTTATCTTTTGATATTAGGGCATCTTACGATAACGGTACCATTTTACAAGTTTACGTAAGTGATGATTTTAGTGGAGATGTGAAAGATGCAAATTGGAACTTATTGGAAGCCAATATTCCAATGGGACCTTCTAATCAAAATGCTACCGTATTTAGAAATTCTAAAATAGATCTTTCGTGTTTTGATGCAGAAGTTTATATCGCCTTCCGGTATCGCGGTAGAGATCCTTCTCGAACCACAACTTATGATATTGATAACATCAAAATAAGTGTTAGATAA
- a CDS encoding ClbS/DfsB family four-helix bundle protein: MAVPTNKRELIDDIKTTYSKLKKDLEDIPLKSTKTKELEGHAKDTNMSVCNLVSYLIGWGELVLKWDRKMKNNKQVDFPETDYKWNELGKLANKFYLDYEHLQYLELLEKLDKVFVEILEIIENNSNTELYQIAWYGKSTKGKMIQFNTSSPYKNARTRIRHWKKSKGIT; this comes from the coding sequence ATGGCAGTTCCAACAAATAAGAGAGAGTTAATAGACGATATCAAAACAACCTATTCTAAATTGAAAAAAGATTTAGAAGATATCCCATTGAAATCAACTAAAACTAAAGAGCTTGAAGGACATGCAAAAGACACCAATATGAGTGTTTGTAACCTGGTGTCTTACTTAATTGGCTGGGGAGAACTTGTCTTGAAGTGGGATAGAAAAATGAAAAATAATAAACAGGTTGATTTTCCCGAAACTGATTATAAGTGGAATGAATTAGGCAAATTAGCTAATAAATTTTATTTGGATTATGAGCATCTCCAGTATTTGGAACTGCTCGAAAAATTAGATAAGGTTTTTGTAGAGATTCTAGAAATTATCGAAAATAATTCGAATACGGAATTATATCAAATAGCTTGGTATGGAAAATCGACAAAAGGAAAAATGATACAGTTTAATACCTCTTCACCTTATAAAAATGCAAGGACTAGAATAAGGCACTGGAAGAAGTCTAAGGGAATTACATAA
- a CDS encoding META domain-containing protein, which translates to MHKSLSILAIFSSLLIISCKEENKPKETPNLSESDQKTLNNSEISGEYSVKTLNRKKENLGNLIFDFISEEKRLAINTDCNNIAAEYEIGKDQLTFSNAISTRKFCQGAMDNENIISKILPKITKFDFSEKELRLLSSNNEVLISLIKTEKSE; encoded by the coding sequence TTGCATAAATCTTTATCGATTTTAGCAATTTTTAGTTCCCTTTTAATTATTAGCTGTAAAGAAGAAAATAAGCCTAAAGAAACGCCCAATCTTAGCGAGAGCGACCAAAAAACGTTAAATAATTCTGAAATTTCAGGTGAATATTCGGTTAAAACACTGAATCGTAAGAAAGAGAATCTTGGGAATCTTATATTTGATTTTATTTCAGAAGAAAAAAGGCTGGCAATTAATACAGATTGTAATAATATAGCCGCTGAATACGAAATTGGTAAAGATCAGCTTACATTTTCTAATGCGATAAGTACCAGGAAATTTTGCCAGGGAGCAATGGATAACGAGAATATCATCTCTAAAATATTGCCTAAAATTACCAAATTCGATTTTTCTGAAAAAGAACTTAGATTATTATCAAGTAATAATGAGGTTTTAATAAGCCTTATAAAAACCGAAAAAAGTGAGTAA
- a CDS encoding DUF2480 family protein has translation MATEEIVNRVANSKLVTFNLEDYYPKGRRVTFDISGWLLEGFVLRESTFREEAKNHDWSQYQDCYVALECSTDAIIPAWAYMLIATYLQPYAKKTVNGSLEYLETILYTEVIQQMDLSELKDKPVIIKGCANKPVPKNAYLLLINKLQPIAKSIMYGEACSSVPLYKKPKN, from the coding sequence ATGGCTACAGAAGAAATCGTAAATCGCGTAGCAAATAGCAAATTAGTCACTTTCAATCTAGAGGATTATTATCCAAAAGGTCGAAGAGTGACTTTTGATATTTCAGGATGGTTGTTGGAAGGTTTTGTACTTCGAGAAAGCACTTTTAGAGAAGAGGCTAAAAACCATGATTGGAGCCAGTATCAAGATTGCTATGTTGCCTTAGAATGCAGTACAGATGCTATTATCCCGGCATGGGCTTATATGCTTATAGCCACCTACCTTCAACCCTATGCTAAAAAAACGGTTAACGGTTCTTTAGAGTACCTAGAAACCATTCTTTATACTGAAGTTATTCAGCAAATGGATCTTTCAGAATTAAAAGATAAACCGGTAATTATTAAAGGATGTGCCAATAAGCCAGTACCTAAAAATGCCTATTTATTACTTATTAATAAACTACAACCCATAGCCAAAAGTATAATGTATGGTGAAGCATGCTCTTCAGTACCATTGTACAAAAAACCAAAAAATTAA
- the hflX gene encoding GTPase HflX, giving the protein MIEKTDLSYEKAVLIGIITKDQKEDKLEEYLDELEFLTYTAGGEVAKRFSQKMEFPNPKTFIGTGKMEEVRQYISDNEIGTAVFDDELSPAQQKNIEKILKCKVLDRTNLILDIFAQRAQTSYARTQVELAQYEYLLPRLAGMWTHLERQRGGIGMRGPGETEIETDRRIVRDKISLLKKKLETIDKQMEVQRGNRGQLVRVALVGYTNVGKSTLMNTISKSEVFAENKLFATLDTTVRKVVIRNLPFLLTDTVGFIRKLPTQLVESFKSTLDEVREADLLLHVVDISHPNFEDHINSVNQILDEIKSSDKPSIMVFNKIDQYVPEEIEEDDLVTEKTTAHYTLAEWKQTWMNRLGDNVLFISALEKENMEHFRRKVYEAVRQIHITRFPYNNFLYPEYDKYGEEK; this is encoded by the coding sequence ATGATTGAAAAGACCGATTTAAGTTACGAAAAAGCTGTTCTAATTGGGATCATAACCAAAGATCAGAAAGAAGATAAATTAGAGGAATATCTTGATGAATTAGAATTCCTTACCTATACTGCCGGAGGGGAAGTTGCCAAACGATTTTCCCAGAAAATGGAATTTCCCAATCCAAAAACATTTATTGGTACTGGGAAGATGGAAGAAGTAAGACAGTACATATCTGACAACGAAATAGGAACCGCTGTTTTTGACGATGAGCTTTCTCCAGCTCAGCAAAAGAATATTGAAAAAATATTAAAATGCAAGGTATTAGATAGAACCAATTTAATTCTAGACATTTTTGCCCAGCGTGCACAAACCAGCTATGCAAGAACGCAAGTTGAATTAGCACAATATGAATATTTATTGCCGCGTCTTGCCGGTATGTGGACTCACTTAGAGCGTCAACGTGGTGGTATTGGAATGCGTGGTCCCGGGGAAACCGAAATTGAAACTGACCGTCGTATCGTTAGAGATAAAATTTCTTTGCTAAAAAAGAAGTTGGAAACGATCGACAAGCAAATGGAAGTGCAAAGAGGAAACCGTGGACAATTAGTTCGCGTTGCTTTGGTAGGTTACACCAATGTTGGAAAATCTACTTTAATGAATACGATTAGCAAAAGTGAAGTATTTGCTGAAAATAAACTATTCGCAACACTCGATACCACCGTTAGAAAAGTTGTGATACGTAATTTACCGTTCCTTCTTACAGATACGGTAGGATTTATTAGAAAATTACCTACACAACTTGTAGAGTCTTTTAAATCGACTTTAGATGAAGTACGAGAAGCAGATTTGCTTTTACATGTAGTTGATATTTCCCATCCTAATTTTGAGGATCATATCAATTCTGTAAACCAAATTTTGGATGAAATAAAAAGTTCCGATAAACCATCGATTATGGTTTTCAACAAGATCGATCAATATGTTCCTGAAGAAATTGAAGAAGACGATCTTGTTACTGAAAAAACTACAGCACACTATACACTGGCAGAATGGAAACAAACCTGGATGAATCGCCTTGGTGATAACGTATTGTTTATTTCAGCCTTAGAAAAGGAAAATATGGAGCACTTTAGAAGAAAGGTTTACGAAGCTGTACGCCAAATTCATATTACCAGATTTCCGTACAATAATTTTCTGTATCCCGAATATGATAAATACGGAGAAGAGAAATAG